The Mesomycoplasma ovipneumoniae genome includes a region encoding these proteins:
- a CDS encoding DNA cytosine methyltransferase, translated as MSRIKVLETFSGIGAQAKAIANFEKGKKKFFEIVATVDWDARSIITYAQIHHNVLSDVDKILKENQLSSPEKINFFLKKFELSLDSKRPSQITRKDLTFKKILVASIIKSNNLGSIINLNVEEINRLAPNFVTYSFPCQGLSIANMGRANGIFDKNSTSSLIWNVYSLIKGLSVKPKYLLMENVPNLISKKFINQYKIWKETLEKQGYKTFTATLNGLNFGSIQKRNRVFAVSFLKEIKTPFASDIEFKKYILNLGQDISTNLDKRKQIFQSIFNFDEKNSENAGFLINATPSRIKMVEKVEKINESKNFIIRTLTTKQDRNPNTGIIKFENNLEKKLNYRFISNREAFSLMGFENSDFEKLRPLISKNILTKESLYRQARKFYYSNNFRSANKFNL; from the coding sequence ATGTCTAGGATTAAGGTGTTAGAAACCTTTTCTGGAATTGGGGCGCAAGCAAAAGCTATTGCTAATTTTGAAAAAGGCAAGAAAAAATTTTTTGAAATTGTTGCCACAGTTGATTGAGATGCTCGATCAATTATTACATATGCTCAAATCCATCATAATGTTTTGTCTGATGTTGATAAAATTTTAAAAGAAAATCAACTTAGTTCACCAGAAAAAATAAATTTTTTTTTAAAAAAATTTGAATTGTCTCTAGATTCAAAAAGACCCTCACAAATAACAAGAAAAGATTTAACTTTTAAAAAAATTCTTGTGGCTTCAATTATAAAAAGCAATAATTTAGGTTCAATTATAAATTTAAATGTTGAAGAAATTAATCGCTTAGCTCCTAATTTTGTCACTTATTCTTTCCCTTGTCAAGGTCTTTCGATTGCTAACATGGGCCGTGCAAATGGCATTTTTGATAAAAATTCAACAAGTTCTCTTATTTGAAATGTTTATTCACTAATTAAGGGATTGAGTGTTAAGCCAAAGTATCTTTTAATGGAAAATGTGCCTAATTTAATATCAAAAAAATTTATTAATCAATATAAAATCTGAAAAGAAACTTTGGAAAAACAAGGTTATAAAACTTTTACTGCAACATTAAATGGGCTTAATTTTGGCTCAATTCAAAAAAGAAATCGAGTTTTTGCTGTTAGTTTTCTAAAAGAAATAAAAACCCCTTTTGCCAGCGACATAGAATTTAAAAAATATATCCTAAATTTAGGTCAAGACATTTCGACCAATTTGGATAAAAGGAAGCAAATTTTTCAATCGATTTTTAACTTTGATGAAAAAAATAGTGAAAATGCTGGGTTTTTAATTAATGCGACTCCGTCCCGGATTAAGATGGTTGAAAAAGTTGAAAAAATTAATGAGTCAAAAAATTTTATTATTAGAACCTTGACAACCAAGCAAGACAGGAATCCAAATACCGGGATTATTAAATTTGAAAATAATTTAGAAAAAAAACTTAATTATCGTTTTATCTCAAATCGTGAAGCTTTTTCGTTAATGGGTTTTGAAAATAGCGACTTTGAAAAGCTCAGACCTTTAATTTCAAAAAATATATTAACAAAAGAATCATTATATCGCCAAGCCAGGAAATTCTATTATAGTAACAATTTTAGAAGCGCTAATAAATTTAATTTATAA
- a CDS encoding aromatic motif membrane protein, with protein sequence MKKNKKLLFSVNLLTFLSAGFLASCTQPTSQPTNYQAKYEKFAKNDIVQAEKAQPFLENTIINQLLDKIYENADSKEQLINRILTIDSDNYLNDLAFNLSFYNSINNSPSDSIIGGFGRGNSNPVLFEKAKFSVNELFENNWLWLLKNLNSAVFVRGLAKIDQFQQQNDELNIGLRNEALKNSFYQPNSNKFIDIAIVKSPSEIDPETNIETKTYQVFLLNQDNFIFNITIKKEFKNQKMLNLEATLSPWLQIYPKFIGQKTEKFPLQEYARITTNYRSGVEGVSVPLVEKLIFEENLGGNVLYYTLVDFQKK encoded by the coding sequence ATGAAAAAAAATAAAAAATTACTATTTTCCGTTAACTTATTAACATTTTTATCAGCTGGTTTTTTAGCTAGTTGCACTCAGCCAACTAGTCAACCAACTAATTATCAAGCTAAATACGAAAAATTTGCAAAAAATGATATAGTCCAAGCAGAAAAAGCCCAACCTTTTTTAGAAAACACTATCATCAATCAACTTTTAGATAAAATTTATGAAAATGCTGACTCAAAAGAGCAATTAATAAACCGAATTTTAACGATTGATTCTGATAACTATTTGAATGATCTAGCCTTTAATTTAAGTTTTTATAACTCAATAAACAACTCGCCAAGTGATTCAATAATTGGTGGCTTTGGAAGGGGCAATTCAAATCCTGTTTTGTTTGAAAAAGCTAAATTTAGTGTTAATGAACTATTTGAAAACAATTGACTTTGGCTCTTAAAAAATTTGAATTCTGCTGTTTTTGTCCGCGGGCTTGCAAAAATTGACCAATTTCAGCAGCAAAACGATGAACTAAATATCGGTCTCAGAAATGAAGCTTTAAAAAATAGTTTTTATCAACCTAATTCAAATAAATTTATTGACATTGCAATTGTAAAATCGCCGAGCGAAATTGATCCAGAGACAAATATTGAAACTAAAACTTATCAAGTTTTTCTTTTAAATCAAGATAATTTTATTTTTAATATAACTATTAAAAAAGAGTTCAAAAACCAAAAAATGCTTAATTTAGAAGCAACTTTAAGTCCGTGACTTCAAATTTACCCTAAATTTATCGGCCAAAAAACTGAAAAATTCCCACTACAAGAATATGCAAGAATTACTACAAACTACCGAAGCGGTGTTGAAGGTGTTAGCGTTCCTCTTGTTGAAAAGTTAATTTTTGAAGAAAATCTTGGCGGAAATGTTTTATATTATACTCTAGTCGATTTTCAAAAAAAGTAA
- a CDS encoding DUF262 domain-containing protein, with amino-acid sequence MAKKKVNKNGNSAKNNNLKPWKIGTAIFAYIKPFIEDLGPIIDKKHLDFKVEDTNKIVPCSQFAHKKITTKDWKRQKHIAKSTFWQRVAILESLQIVSINKKNYPPLIRLKIKKDLANFYKQNRDEWDGNSTFRHNHIKNIALDLFEKFISSFKKANKAIDKKLNSICFNLLLSFDALYLNSKYKEILVKNSGKNDAVIKGAIESFGSFWKPITEDIKGDKQRNTLISKIENYLQKTIEILEKDEIENSQDLVVDNKIKNNESKFINTEDLVIKDEKLNKNNSKVLDMKDEFEAIDVKDEDEHEDEDDEPTKSKTSINKSWINEIMKAEIKEDYKKNDNNINLVREKSKNVSSETITVQEYLQKFHEYKIYLPFFQRNYTWDTGLIANFFDLIFKEFDTKEDFLFLNTIIFAEKKASEGFWIVDGQQRTVSIILILISILKMASHPDENIFLEQPSIYQTISKILVNFSKNNSQYTPLLNFFKNNEKMDNTIFSRNIQKILEKLWEIKINKNSLDWINDFTNFILNKVLLTLIRISEIKDEQFAKLFISINVQSKPIDVVDLIASRVNEESQQEQIPYVKLIQQYFGGEKENKKKLGAFLQNQQYFIEDEFNTQNTENNLFSLYQQLDNLLNKWTNNRALTKETLEEFVKKILVFEYAYVGHINFLLNQTDINDTSLELLIQKFKDKINTNELAFINLQINMISKKGANNPYSLIIQSAIKEFGIFEDSLNSTNKKENLELFSSVLFQIEKSKIIYYSNFRGQSLRKGIYTMLLQQKNNPSFLKNDKELYHKLVESLTNETDKVNSNDFRNYIENEDKNDKNLKKNVILRVRISLRKNGEIHPKYKKNKHFGTEFTSQLTNLYNNIDDPISVDHFFPQKPSKDYNIGFLINNDKSYQEKYNKIVQKIGNLILLHKDTNSRKQNKTSEPICQNIQDVLIQGVTDINGNYILESLCNKGLYYEIAPADKNHKKLEKYKEDFNKIEKLINKRTDQIFKIYFEIFFNKREKTK; translated from the coding sequence ATGGCGAAGAAAAAAGTTAATAAAAATGGAAATAGTGCAAAAAATAATAACTTAAAGCCATGAAAAATTGGTACTGCTATATTCGCATATATCAAACCTTTTATAGAAGATTTAGGCCCAATAATCGACAAAAAGCATTTAGATTTTAAAGTTGAAGATACTAACAAAATAGTTCCTTGCTCACAATTTGCACACAAAAAAATTACTACTAAAGATTGAAAACGACAAAAACACATAGCCAAGTCAACGTTTTGACAACGTGTTGCCATACTTGAAAGTCTTCAAATTGTATCTATAAATAAAAAAAATTATCCTCCTCTTATTAGACTTAAGATTAAGAAGGATTTAGCCAATTTTTATAAACAGAATCGAGATGAATGAGATGGAAATTCAACTTTTAGGCATAATCATATTAAAAATATCGCCTTAGATTTATTTGAAAAATTTATATCTTCATTCAAAAAAGCAAACAAGGCGATTGATAAAAAATTAAATTCAATTTGTTTTAATTTACTTTTATCTTTTGATGCTTTGTATCTTAATAGCAAATATAAAGAAATTTTAGTAAAAAACAGTGGTAAAAATGATGCTGTTATAAAAGGTGCTATTGAAAGTTTCGGTAGCTTTTGAAAACCAATAACGGAAGATATAAAAGGCGATAAACAAAGAAACACCCTCATAAGCAAAATAGAAAATTATCTACAAAAAACAATAGAAATTTTAGAAAAGGATGAAATTGAAAATTCGCAAGATTTAGTAGTCGACAATAAAATAAAAAATAATGAGTCTAAATTCATTAACACAGAAGATTTAGTAATAAAAGATGAAAAACTAAATAAAAATAATAGCAAAGTTCTTGATATGAAAGATGAATTTGAAGCTATTGATGTGAAAGATGAAGACGAACATGAAGACGAAGATGATGAACCAACAAAAAGTAAAACTTCTATAAATAAAAGCTGGATTAATGAAATAATGAAGGCTGAAATAAAAGAAGATTACAAAAAAAATGATAATAATATTAATTTAGTCAGAGAAAAAAGCAAAAATGTGTCTTCAGAAACAATAACAGTGCAAGAATATTTACAAAAATTTCATGAATACAAAATCTATTTACCTTTTTTTCAAAGAAATTATACTTGAGATACTGGCCTAATAGCTAATTTTTTTGACCTAATTTTCAAAGAGTTTGATACTAAAGAAGATTTTTTGTTTTTAAACACGATTATTTTTGCAGAAAAAAAAGCAAGCGAAGGGTTTTGAATTGTTGATGGGCAGCAAAGAACTGTTTCTATTATCTTAATTTTGATCAGTATACTAAAGATGGCAAGCCATCCTGACGAAAATATATTTTTAGAACAGCCTAGCATTTATCAAACAATAAGCAAAATATTAGTAAACTTTTCTAAAAACAATAGCCAATATACCCCTTTGCTGAATTTTTTTAAAAATAATGAAAAAATGGACAACACTATTTTTTCCAGAAATATACAAAAAATTTTAGAAAAATTATGAGAAATTAAAATTAATAAAAACTCACTAGACTGAATAAATGATTTTACAAATTTTATTCTGAATAAGGTTTTATTAACATTAATTAGAATTTCGGAAATTAAAGATGAGCAATTTGCAAAACTTTTTATTAGTATAAATGTTCAATCAAAACCAATTGATGTGGTTGATTTAATCGCCTCTAGGGTAAATGAAGAATCCCAACAAGAACAAATTCCATATGTCAAACTGATACAACAATATTTTGGTGGAGAAAAAGAAAATAAAAAGAAACTAGGGGCATTTTTACAAAATCAACAATATTTTATTGAGGATGAATTCAATACCCAAAATACAGAGAATAATTTATTTTCCTTATACCAACAACTTGATAATTTATTAAATAAATGAACAAATAACAGGGCATTAACTAAGGAAACGCTAGAAGAATTTGTTAAAAAGATATTAGTCTTTGAATATGCATATGTCGGACATATAAATTTTTTATTAAATCAAACAGATATAAATGACACTAGCTTAGAACTTTTAATCCAAAAATTTAAAGACAAAATTAATACAAATGAACTAGCTTTTATAAATTTACAAATCAATATGATTTCAAAAAAAGGTGCTAACAACCCCTATTCATTAATAATCCAAAGTGCAATAAAGGAATTTGGGATTTTTGAAGATAGTCTAAACTCGACCAACAAAAAAGAAAATTTGGAGTTATTTAGTTCTGTTTTATTTCAAATTGAAAAGTCTAAAATTATTTATTACAGTAATTTTCGTGGCCAATCATTAAGAAAAGGAATCTATACTATGTTGTTGCAACAAAAAAATAATCCAAGTTTTTTAAAAAATGACAAAGAACTTTATCACAAATTAGTAGAATCGTTAACAAACGAAACTGATAAAGTTAACTCTAACGATTTTAGAAACTACATAGAAAATGAAGACAAAAATGATAAAAATTTGAAAAAAAATGTTATTTTGAGAGTACGAATTAGCCTTAGAAAAAACGGAGAAATTCATCCAAAATATAAAAAGAATAAACATTTTGGGACTGAATTTACAAGTCAATTAACAAATTTATACAATAATATAGATGATCCTATTTCAGTTGATCACTTTTTTCCGCAAAAACCTAGCAAAGATTATAATATAGGTTTTTTAATAAATAACGACAAAAGTTACCAAGAAAAGTATAATAAAATAGTACAAAAAATTGGAAACTTAATACTTCTTCATAAAGATACTAATTCAAGAAAGCAAAATAAAACTTCTGAACCAATCTGTCAAAATATACAAGATGTTTTGATTCAAGGAGTTACTGATATAAACGGAAATTATATATTAGAAAGTCTTTGCAATAAAGGTCTTTATTATGAAATTGCCCCTGCTGATAAGAATCATAAAAAACTCGAAAAATATAAAGAGGATTTTAATAAAATTGAAAAATTAATTAATAAAAGAACTGACCAAATATTCAAGATTTATTTTGAAATTTTCTTTAATAAAAGAGAAAAAACTAAATAA
- a CDS encoding M17 family metallopeptidase: MKKFSEIFVKYSNKFESNRITIEPVYFDSQIPMLLKEDLAITEYLGQNKAYINLGSPTKEFTPSRFRKIAQKLANYPRDIQIDFDKFPNSFLRYLIEVVAFVRSDIFSLRAEYDKQRTKYRDILVVSSYLDELKPIINKYQIINNAVNYARYYQNIPPNIASSEFLAAEIQKKISQNPKLTVKVLGESEIRKLGMNLLLAVNRGSTYDAKLVVISYDGLPGSQYKTAFVGKGITFDSGGYNIKTGTYMNDMKYDMSGAIICAAAIDALSQFNPLANVVAVLPLTDNRLNGDANTPDSVWKSKNGKTVEINNTDAEGRLILADAITYAIREENATEIISVATLTGAIRVALGETFTGAFANDDKIWKSFNEASKEAGELIWRMPLHLDFAQNIRDSKVADLKNTDFSGKAGSSSAAMFIAEFVEDKPFLHLDIAATAFVRNLPTGVMVKTLVEYILTK; the protein is encoded by the coding sequence ATGAAAAAATTCTCAGAAATTTTTGTCAAATACTCCAATAAATTTGAATCAAATAGGATAACAATCGAACCTGTCTATTTTGACTCGCAAATCCCAATGCTATTAAAAGAAGACCTTGCAATCACTGAATATCTTGGCCAAAATAAAGCATATATTAATTTAGGTTCGCCCACAAAAGAATTTACACCTTCAAGATTTCGCAAAATTGCACAAAAACTAGCTAATTACCCACGAGATATCCAAATTGATTTTGATAAATTTCCAAATAGCTTCCTTCGTTATTTAATTGAAGTTGTTGCCTTTGTTCGTTCTGATATTTTTTCCCTAAGAGCAGAATATGATAAACAGCGAACAAAATACCGTGATATTTTAGTTGTCTCGAGTTATTTAGATGAATTAAAACCAATAATTAATAAATACCAAATAATCAATAATGCTGTAAATTATGCTCGCTATTACCAAAATATCCCACCAAACATTGCCTCTTCAGAGTTTTTAGCAGCTGAAATACAGAAAAAAATTTCCCAAAACCCTAAATTAACTGTAAAAGTTCTTGGCGAGTCAGAAATCCGTAAATTAGGGATGAATTTACTTTTAGCTGTAAATCGTGGCTCAACTTATGATGCCAAACTTGTTGTTATTTCTTATGATGGACTGCCAGGAAGTCAATATAAAACTGCTTTTGTTGGAAAAGGAATAACTTTTGACTCTGGTGGATATAATATAAAAACTGGTACATATATGAATGACATGAAATACGACATGTCAGGGGCAATAATTTGTGCTGCTGCTATTGATGCCCTTTCACAATTTAATCCGCTAGCTAATGTTGTTGCCGTCTTACCACTAACAGACAACCGGCTAAATGGTGATGCAAATACACCTGATTCTGTTTGAAAATCAAAAAATGGTAAAACTGTTGAAATTAACAACACTGATGCCGAAGGTCGCTTGATTTTAGCAGATGCAATAACATATGCAATTCGTGAAGAAAATGCAACCGAAATTATTTCAGTGGCAACTCTAACAGGCGCAATTCGCGTTGCTCTTGGTGAAACTTTTACTGGCGCATTTGCTAATGATGATAAAATTTGAAAAAGTTTCAATGAAGCATCAAAAGAAGCTGGTGAATTAATTTGGAGAATGCCACTACACCTAGATTTTGCCCAAAATATTCGTGATTCCAAAGTAGCAGATCTAAAAAACACTGATTTTTCCGGTAAGGCTGGCTCATCATCTGCTGCAATGTTTATTGCTGAATTTGTCGAAGATAAACCATTTCTTCATTTAGATATTGCCGCGACTGCCTTTGTTCGCAATCTTCCAACTGGTGTAATGGTTAAAACACTGGTTGAATACATTTTAACAAAATAA
- the trmB gene encoding tRNA (guanosine(46)-N7)-methyltransferase TrmB codes for MRLRNIPDALERIQKHNLLVENPIFVDDSWIIEVGMGKGQMITKLAFENPSKKFLGVEKFPSAAVKSLKYVDTYNLINFFILICDAKNLLSMLNGKVSQLWLTFPDPWPKKKHYKRRLTYKLFLDIYKEILTKNGILKLKTDNQKFFQYSLESLEQNGWKIIYQTNDLLNSSRVSQNVMTSYEEKWVGLGYKIQYLEATFN; via the coding sequence ATGCGATTAAGAAATATTCCCGATGCACTTGAAAGAATTCAAAAACATAATTTACTAGTTGAAAATCCAATATTTGTTGATGATTCTTGAATAATAGAAGTAGGAATGGGTAAAGGGCAAATGATTACAAAACTTGCTTTTGAAAATCCTTCTAAAAAGTTTTTAGGTGTTGAAAAATTTCCCTCTGCTGCTGTTAAATCTTTAAAATATGTTGATACTTATAATTTAATAAATTTTTTCATCCTTATTTGTGATGCAAAAAATTTATTGTCAATGTTGAACGGAAAGGTAAGTCAGCTATGGCTTACCTTTCCTGATCCTTGGCCAAAGAAAAAACACTATAAGCGTAGACTTACTTACAAACTTTTTCTTGATATTTATAAAGAAATACTAACAAAAAATGGTATTCTAAAATTAAAAACCGATAACCAAAAATTTTTCCAGTACTCTTTAGAATCCTTAGAACAAAATGGTTGAAAAATAATCTACCAAACTAATGATTTACTAAATTCTTCCCGTGTTAGTCAAAATGTTATGACTTCTTATGAAGAAAAATGAGTTGGACTTGGTTATAAAATCCAGTATTTAGAAGCCACTTTTAATTAG
- a CDS encoding aromatic motif membrane protein — protein MLKKKLLILATLPTSFLFISCSGIYNFYESQPKPENKSLLTNLKFQEFVNSVFSNNELQKQDYISNQINLNLPKLTSELKYSLIFSRPYFTFFKDQYTETRENSRFTIHSYLSRNWLFLLENIDKLSFIFNPYTGRFVKNANEEKINLLKDNKIKITNKNFDFVKIDREADQFDKNSVYYLIFDKNKFIRFTAFETNNELKTKLDYNMFVLEDQIADNFSFANAIENWVKTEEQKYFKDKLETARENLTDDFEEKKAELQDKIARFKSQSTQNLDSEDEEDEDESNFCSAENLSACTPQQREFIEKTNRRAFGTRRNVRATNFQDVDTNPDQKKSGQEVSDPNLELAELEEKYKNDLANLENTVKNQLFNEKNDLTSSNFFSNITTDISLFNSPYKFHKYSLYSIDLEKGSDISTKPEEPSKKNSAFMDNYSKFIDEKLDIKIKNETAEEFNNRRVFDFIFHTIWPNNENKKVQFFNAYYAKENIEKLEAEWKKIQEKLNNTDGPDFEAAIEEYKNFVDTNWLFILERLDKLRLDFYKWYSFPDQFNEDGSIKVAHSDEFKKLVKDQEDLTEPFYYANKYLESISEGDTSRFVSNYKDLYILKQNTLINLRVDNSGSEPKVSLNPFVYHFPKTKNKISAKVLTEIFHQALYHASQEAYHDFENDFVKKFRYNLPAQMFFKEKDEKK, from the coding sequence ATGTTGAAGAAAAAATTACTGATTTTAGCTACACTGCCAACCTCTTTTTTGTTTATTTCTTGCAGCGGAATTTATAATTTTTACGAATCTCAACCAAAACCCGAGAATAAATCATTGCTTACAAATCTTAAATTTCAGGAATTTGTTAATTCAGTTTTTTCTAATAACGAACTTCAAAAACAAGACTATATTTCAAACCAAATTAATCTAAATTTGCCAAAATTAACTAGCGAATTAAAATATTCTCTTATTTTTTCAAGACCATATTTTACTTTTTTCAAAGATCAATACACCGAAACACGCGAAAATTCGCGATTTACAATTCATTCATATTTATCAAGAAATTGACTTTTTTTACTTGAAAATATTGACAAATTATCTTTTATTTTCAATCCTTACACCGGAAGATTTGTCAAAAATGCTAATGAAGAAAAAATAAATTTGCTAAAAGATAACAAAATCAAAATTACAAATAAAAATTTTGATTTTGTTAAAATTGACAGAGAAGCCGATCAATTTGATAAAAATAGCGTTTATTATTTGATTTTTGACAAAAATAAATTTATTAGATTCACCGCTTTTGAAACTAATAACGAGTTAAAAACAAAACTTGACTATAATATGTTTGTGCTTGAAGATCAAATTGCTGATAATTTTTCTTTTGCAAATGCCATCGAAAATTGAGTAAAAACTGAAGAACAAAAGTATTTCAAAGATAAACTTGAGACCGCACGCGAAAATCTAACCGATGATTTTGAAGAAAAAAAGGCCGAATTACAAGACAAAATCGCTAGATTTAAAAGTCAAAGCACCCAAAACCTTGATTCTGAAGACGAAGAGGACGAGGATGAAAGCAATTTTTGTAGTGCTGAAAATTTAAGCGCATGTACACCTCAACAAAGAGAATTCATAGAAAAAACCAATCGTCGAGCTTTTGGAACCCGACGAAACGTTAGAGCCACAAATTTTCAAGACGTAGATACTAATCCTGATCAAAAAAAATCAGGTCAAGAAGTTTCTGATCCTAATTTAGAGCTTGCTGAACTTGAAGAAAAGTATAAAAATGATCTTGCAAATCTCGAAAACACTGTAAAAAATCAGCTATTTAATGAAAAAAATGATCTAACTAGCTCTAATTTTTTCTCAAATATTACTACTGATATTTCTTTATTTAATTCTCCTTATAAATTTCACAAATACAGTTTATATTCAATAGATTTGGAAAAAGGTAGCGATATTAGTACTAAACCTGAAGAACCGTCAAAGAAAAATTCAGCTTTTATGGACAATTATTCTAAATTTATTGATGAAAAATTGGACATTAAAATAAAAAATGAAACAGCTGAAGAATTCAATAATCGCCGTGTTTTTGACTTTATTTTTCATACTATTTGACCAAATAATGAAAACAAAAAAGTCCAATTTTTTAATGCTTACTATGCAAAAGAAAACATTGAAAAATTAGAGGCTGAATGAAAAAAAATTCAAGAAAAATTAAATAATACTGATGGTCCAGATTTTGAAGCCGCAATTGAAGAATATAAAAACTTTGTTGATACAAACTGACTTTTTATTCTTGAAAGACTTGACAAACTTAGACTTGATTTTTATAAATGATACTCATTTCCTGATCAATTTAACGAAGATGGTAGTATAAAAGTTGCTCACAGTGATGAATTTAAAAAACTTGTTAAAGACCAAGAAGATCTTACCGAGCCTTTTTATTATGCAAATAAATATCTTGAGTCAATTTCTGAAGGTGACACATCAAGATTTGTAAGTAATTATAAAGATCTTTATATATTAAAACAAAACACATTAATAAATTTAAGAGTTGATAATTCAGGCTCAGAGCCAAAAGTAAGTCTAAATCCTTTTGTATATCATTTTCCTAAAACAAAAAATAAAATTTCGGCCAAAGTTCTTACCGAAATTTTCCACCAAGCACTTTATCATGCCTCTCAGGAAGCTTATCATGATTTTGAAAATGATTTTGTAAAAAAATTCCGTTATAATTTGCCTGCGCAAATGTTTTTTAAGGAAAAAGATGAAAAAAAATAA